aattttttccTCTAAGTTAGTTCCCTTTCTAGCATCATACTACATGCATATATCACTCTTGCAAAATACTTTACATGGGTCCAAATTACCTCTACAATCAATTCTGcccccttttcttcttcagatATCATTAGCCTGGTCACACCAAGAACACACTCCAAACTCTCCTCCCCATATATATAACGTCCTCGAGCTTTCGTTCCCCGTGGCAAGAGAAGGAAGTTATACATGGTTGCATATGATTCTTGCCTCCTTTGAAGCCAATTAATTCTCTCCATTCCATTTCATTCAATTCCATGGTAATTGCAATGAGACTAGTCCATCGTGAAGATACATATATCAATTACCAGATGAGCACTATTTGGCAACATTCATATTACgataaagaaaatcaaaccaTCAATCTCAATGGCATTTCACTATCTGCAGAGCCAACCGAATCATTAATCCCATTATGATTTTCCATGTCTATGGTTTGATGATGGTTTTCGTTTCCTTTCTGCCCTCCACGACCACCTTGATCTTCATCCCCCATCACAACCACCCCTGCAAACTGCACCTTGCGTACACCATCAGGGGAATGCACAGGGGACTCTGCAGCTGATGCATTGCCAGCTGTGAATACGTCACTCGTGTTCGGGATGGTGGCTGCCCGGCTGCTTCCTGCCTTGGCATAATGGTCGCTGTCTGCGGTCTGCGCGCCTTCGGGCTTAAAGCATCTGTAGACACATGTGAAGAGCCAAAAGGCCCATGGAATTGCCACAAGTACCATGCCAACAAGGGGATACCACGGGTGGGATTTTTCTTCAGGTAGAAGCATGTAAAGGAAAAGAAACACTCCACCGGCGATAATGCAGGAGAAGAAGACTGCGGAGATGAGAGAGATTCTAGCATCTCCTTTTCTTTGCTCCATCGGAGGTAAAGAAAGACAGAATAGGATCCTTTCTCTGGGTCGAGATCGATGATGTTTTCTGAGTTTGTGTAATTATGTtcgtgttttgtttttgatgttgttgttggttaGACCGAGTTGAGTTGTTGCCGGAATCTAACAAAGTGGTGGATGGAAATTATGGAGGATATATCCGGTGGTGGAAGGTTTCAAAACAGAGCGGTGAAAGCGGGGCTGGTTTCTAACTGCAATGCATTGTGAATAACTGAATAACAAGTTTTATTTATGtccaacaaccaaaaaaaaaagaagttatatttatattgagAACACCAAACTTCCgtgtattttttctttttgagaatAGAGAATACCTTAACTCAAAAGAAATATCGACAATGTATTAAGTACTATATACAGTTAATTATAGATCGACAATGTATCAACTACTATATATAGTTAATTATAGATCGACAATGTACTAAGTATTATATACGGTTAATTATACGAGTATACGAGGCCtattcactctctctccttgTTTTTATGCTTTCAGTCTTGTTTTGTTAATTGAATTACTAAAACTACCCTTATTTAGTTTTTGACTTTCTAGGACGTTCTAGGACTCTTGCTAACTCATTGTTGAGTTGAGAGTGTACACTACCAAAATGAAGACCACCTTAATTTAGGATCCTTTTATTAATAAGGACATCAAGCCAATTCGATTATGCGACGCCCAACATTGACAAAAATGAACCTACAAAACTATAGATTTCTTATAGTTACACATCAAACAatatttgttatatatatagatgttttttttcttcctctgaaGCCAAGACTTTTGGTGTTGCCAATCATTTCTTGCTGTGTTTGCGTATTGAGCGTATGACTCCCACTGCAAGTCATGTTATTTCATTGAGTCAAAGTCCAATTTTGTTATAACATTTCAAACCTAAATTTACccctaaaaactgaaaataaataatgtcaAGGAAAAAACGGAAATTGTCCCTTCCCCAGGCTGTCGAGAACCCAAGTTACAGAGGTCCATAGCATATAAAAAACACAACGGATTTCTTTTGAAATCATAATAACATGTCCAGAACACGGTGGTGACCACAAATACTTCTAAATTTTAccagaaaaatatgaaaagagAAACATGCTAGACAAACCAGACAAGACTCAGCATCAAACAGTTTGGCACCGTGAAGAATCAAAGAGGAGAGCCccatccaccaccaccaggaGTTAAAATCTGAAGAATTTCCCCTGGTTGCACTTCAACTGTGTTCTTACCCCCGAGGTAAACCCTTCGTTTATCTTGTGTGATTAGGAAATTAGCCCCACGAGCCCCGTCTTTCCCTCCTTTCAATCCCCTTGGTGTGTGAACACGCCTCTCTGAGAGAATGCTCACAACAATTGGACGCTTGAACTCTATCTCCCTCACAAGTCCATCACCCCCTCTGTGATATCCAACTCCCCCGCTGTTCTCTCTCAGGCCAAATTTATGCAAAAGAACTGGATATCTCTGCTCAAAAATTTCTGGATCAGTCATTCGGGTATTGGTCATATGACACTGGACTCCGCTTGTCCCATCCCAGGTCGGACCAGCTCCACTTCCACCTCCAATTGTTTCATAATAACCAAA
The Prunus dulcis chromosome 2, ALMONDv2, whole genome shotgun sequence DNA segment above includes these coding regions:
- the LOC117617148 gene encoding uncharacterized protein LOC117617148; this encodes MEQRKGDARISLISAVFFSCIIAGGVFLFLYMLLPEEKSHPWYPLVGMVLVAIPWAFWLFTCVYRCFKPEGAQTADSDHYAKAGSSRAATIPNTSDVFTAGNASAAESPVHSPDGVRKVQFAGVVVMGDEDQGGRGGQKGNENHHQTIDMENHNGINDSVGSADSEMPLRLMV